A single window of Paenibacillus sp. SYP-B4298 DNA harbors:
- a CDS encoding LacI family DNA-binding transcriptional regulator, with product MRSEDIARLAGVSRSTVSRVINNYPNVPPATRDKVLKVIEQHQYQPNSYARALAGKATNTIGLFVVSTAEKTAGNRIYRNNYFAPFVESVVDTANSLGYYVLIHTLYALEDYQKVKQACLQKRIDGAILVGTRKQVDVIRELVSLDAPIVLIDYDIGEIIQHRLDRSNVSVINSKDYDGAVAAVEHLIALGHRTIGMINGSVSTFSGSERYNAYEAVLHSHGLPLEPHYILNGEFLKHNAYHEVKGLLASGQELPTAFFAANDDMAAAAYEAFHEFGLSIPGDISIVGFDDGPIATQLVPKLSTVRMPIDDMSREAVHKVVALCEQTVTAFSTVSFPAPLIVRDSCRQL from the coding sequence ATGCGCAGCGAAGATATTGCAAGATTGGCGGGCGTGTCACGCAGCACGGTCTCCAGGGTCATCAATAATTACCCCAATGTGCCCCCGGCAACGCGGGACAAGGTGCTCAAGGTCATCGAGCAGCATCAGTACCAGCCGAATAGCTATGCCAGAGCATTAGCTGGCAAGGCGACGAACACCATCGGCTTATTTGTCGTGAGCACAGCGGAGAAGACCGCCGGGAATCGTATTTACCGGAACAATTATTTTGCGCCCTTTGTGGAATCGGTGGTGGATACAGCTAACTCGCTGGGCTATTATGTGCTCATTCATACGCTGTATGCTCTGGAGGATTACCAGAAGGTCAAGCAGGCCTGCCTGCAAAAAAGGATCGACGGCGCAATTCTGGTCGGCACCCGCAAGCAGGTCGATGTCATCCGCGAGCTGGTCAGCCTGGATGCGCCGATCGTTCTGATTGATTATGACATCGGAGAGATCATCCAGCATCGCCTGGATCGAAGCAATGTATCCGTCATTAATTCCAAGGATTACGATGGGGCGGTCGCGGCGGTCGAGCATCTGATCGCCCTCGGTCATCGTACCATCGGCATGATCAATGGCTCTGTCAGCACATTCTCCGGCTCCGAGCGGTATAATGCCTACGAAGCCGTGCTGCACAGCCACGGTCTGCCGCTGGAGCCGCATTACATTTTGAATGGCGAGTTTCTCAAGCATAACGCCTACCATGAGGTCAAGGGCCTGCTGGCATCCGGGCAGGAGCTGCCTACCGCTTTTTTCGCAGCGAATGACGACATGGCAGCCGCGGCCTACGAGGCGTTCCACGAATTCGGCCTCTCCATTCCCGGAGATATTTCCATCGTCGGATTCGATGACGGCCCGATCGCGACACAGCTTGTTCCCAAGCTGTCCACTGTGCGAATGCCGATCGATGACATGTCCAGGGAAGCGGTGCATAAGGTCGTCGCTCTCTGCGAGCAGACGGTCACCGCCTTCAGTACGGTCAGCTTCCCGGCCCCGCTTATCGTGCGGGATTCCTGCAGACAGCTATAG